Below is a window of Halolamina sp. CBA1230 DNA.
AGGACGGCTACACGACCGGTACCCCGATCGGAATGACGATCCAGAACAAGGACGCCCGCTCGGGCAAGTACGAGCCGTTCGTCACTGCGCCCCGGCCGAGCCACGGCGACTTCACCTACTCCGCGAAGTTCGGCACCCGGAACTGGGGCGGCGGCGGCCGCTCGAGCGCCCGCGAGACGGTGAACTGGGTCGCCGCCGGCGCTATCGCCAAGCAGGTCCTGGAGCAGAGTGAGCACGACGTGCAGATAAAGGCCCACGTCAACCAGATCGGCGACATCGAGGCTCCCGACGTCAGCTTCGAGCAGATGCTCGAACACAGCGAGGAGAACGAGGTCCGCTGTGCCGATCCAGAGACCGCCGAACGGATGCGCGAACGCATCGACGAGTACCAGGAACAGGGCGACTCCATCGGCGGGAGCGTCGCGTTCGAGACGCGTGGCGTCCCTCGTGGACTGGGTGCGCCGCGGTTCGACAGCTTCCCGGCACGGCTCGGCCAGGCGCTGCTCGCTGTCCCGGCGTCGACGGGGTTCGAGTACGGGCTCGGACGCGAAGCCCGCGAAGTCACCGGCAAAGAGCGAAACGAGGACTGGGAGTTCCCCGACGACGAGGAGGATCCGGATCCGACGCCGGTGGGGAACGACCACGGCGGCCTCCAGGGCGGGATCACGACCGGACAGCCTATCTACGGCGAGCTCACGCTCCACGCGCCGACGTCGATCCCCAAGACACAGCGGACCGCCGACTGGGAGACCGGCGA
It encodes the following:
- the aroC gene encoding chorismate synthase; this translates as MNGNRFGRLFQVTTYGESHGPGMGCTVSGVPAGVELEEEDVQRDLDRRKPGQSMITTSRGEPDEVSIQSGLQDGYTTGTPIGMTIQNKDARSGKYEPFVTAPRPSHGDFTYSAKFGTRNWGGGGRSSARETVNWVAAGAIAKQVLEQSEHDVQIKAHVNQIGDIEAPDVSFEQMLEHSEENEVRCADPETAERMRERIDEYQEQGDSIGGSVAFETRGVPRGLGAPRFDSFPARLGQALLAVPASTGFEYGLGREAREVTGKERNEDWEFPDDEEDPDPTPVGNDHGGLQGGITTGQPIYGELTLHAPTSIPKTQRTADWETGEEKEIQVVGRHDPVLPPRAVPVVEAMLYLTVLDFMLLGGRINPDRLDDNPGEYDTPYHPSSPRND